The region GGCACAGCCGATCATTGATGCATGCGTGGAAAAGGCCAGGGAAGGAATCTGGGGATATACCTATCGGCCTGATTCTTATTTTGATGCAATACTTGGCTGGCAGTACCGCAGACACGGCTGGAAGATTGACAAGGAAAAAGTAAGCTGGAGCTTAGGAGTGGTACCTGCATTATCTTCCATTGTCAAGGTGTTTACCAATAAGGGAGACTCGGTTATGATCCAGACTCCTGTGTATTCGGAATTTTATGATATTACCGAAGCGTGGGAGAGAACGGTGGTAGAAAATCAACTGGTTGAACAGGAGGGGAAATGGACCATTGATTTTGCCGATTTCGAGGAAAAGGCAAAAGATCCAAAGGTGAAGATCTTTCTTCTGTGCAGTCCTCATAACCCACTTGGGATTGTATGGACGAAAGAGCAGCTGCTGAAGATGTTTGAAATTTGTTATGCCAATGATGTGCTGATGGTTTCTGACGAAATACATTCAGACCTGGTATTCCATGGCAAAAAGCATATTCCCACAGCTATGATATCAGACAAGGCCAGAGATCATGTCATTAGCTGCATATCAGGTACTAAAACATTCAATCTTGCAGGATTGCAGGCATCAACCAACGTTTTTCCCAACCTGGATATGAAGGCAGCATTTGATAAGTTCTGGATGAATTTAGACATTCACAGGAATAATGCCTTCAGCTCGGTGGCGATGGAGGCGGCGTTTCTTGAAGGGGAAGAGTGGCTGGAGCAATTGCTCCCCTATTTGTCTGATAACTTTGATTTTATCAAAGACTATTGTGAAAAGTACATTCCTAAAATTAAACCCAATGTACCGGATGCCACTTATCTGGTATGGCTGGATTGCCGGGAATTGGGTATGAATAATGAAGAATTAAGAAAATTCATGATCGAAGAAGCAAAGCTGGGCTTAAATGAAGGCTATACCTTTGGCCGCAGCCTTTCAGGTTTTATGAGACTGAATGCGGCCTGTTCAAGAAGCATTCTTGTTAAAGCCATGGAACGGCTGGAGGCCGCTGTAAATCGTCTGTGAGTCAGAGAACTATGGAAAGTCACTTAGAGTCAAAACTATGGGGTGAAAAGGAGAAGTGTACTTATGAATAGAAGTGAAATTTGGAAAAGCTATCGGTTTCCTATTCTGTTGGTATTGGGAATTTTGATCGGGTCAGTTTTTGGGCTGGTAGCAGGAGAGAAAGCTGCAATTGTTAAGCCGCTTGGCGATATCTTCCTTAACCTGATGTTTACAATAGTTGTGCCGATGGTCTTGGTTTCTATTTCCAGTGCCGTGGGAAGCATGGTAAATATGAAACGACTGGGAAGCATTTTAGTAAATCTTATTATTGTTTTTATCGGTACTGGTGCAGTTGCAGCTGTCCTTGTCCTGTTTGCGGTGAACCTTTTTCCGCCTGCGGCAAACACGACGATTGCAATGGGGGCAGCGGAAGTGGGGGAATCTGCGGCCGTTGGTGACATGATTGTCGGCGCTCTCACGGTTTCTGATTTTCCGGATCTATTAAGCCGGAAGAACATGCTTCCATTGATTATTTTTTCTGTTATGTTCGGATTTTGTGTAAGTGCCTGCGGGGGTGACGAAAGCCCTGTTGGAAAAATGCTTGCAAACTTAAATAATATCATCATGAAAATGGTCAATTTAATCATGAAATTTGCTCCCATTGGTTTGGGTGCATATTTTGCAAACTTGGTAGGGGAGTTTGGACCGAGCCTGATTGGTGATTACGGACGTTCCATGATCTTGTATTATCCGCTCTGCCTGATTTATGTGGTTGTATTCTTTCCCCTGTATTCCTATATGGCAGGCGGTAAAGAAGGGATTCGCCGTATGCTGAAATTTGTTCCCACCCCTGCATTGACGGCTTTTGCAACTCAAAGCTCAATGGCTACTCTGCCGGTAAATCTGGATGCCTGTGATAAAATGGGAGTTCCAAAGGATATCAGAGAAATTGTTCTTCCCATGGGAGCAACCATGCATATGGATGGATCGGTATTATCTTCGATTGTTAAGATTGCATTTTTGTTTGGAGTGTTTAATCAGCCGTTTGCTGGTGTTGGAACGTATGCCATGTCAATTGTTGTAGCGATTTTATCTGCATTTGTATTGTCCGGAGCGCCGGGAGGAGGTCTGGTAGGTGAAATGCTCATCGTGGGTCTTTTCGGATTTCCGCCGGAGGCATTTCCGTTAATTGCAACGTTAGGTTTCCTGTTTGATCCTGCGGCTACCTGCCTCAATGCATCCGGTGATGCAATTGCTTCCATGATGGTAGCCAGAATGGTTGAGGGGAAACAGTGGATTCATAACCGCTTAAAGGGTAACAACGAAAAATTGGTTGAAAATACAGATATTACAGTTTAAAAGAAAGGTAGGATCATTATGAAGATTACAATCATTGGAAGTCACTTATGCCCGGATACACTGTATGCATTAAATAAACTGATAGCCATGAAGGCCAGCGTGGATTTCAAAAATTTATCGGCAGATTTAAAGGATTTAAAGGCGTACCTTGCAGTTCGTGAAACAGAACCGGCATTTGAGGCGGTAAAAAGTAACGGCGGCATTGGAATTCCCTTCTTTATTCTTGAAGATGGAACCAAAACCTTAAACCTCAATGAGGTATTAGAACGGCTGTCATAGCCCAAAAGGCAGATTCATCGTCTATTGAAATCAGGAGGTATGGTGATGGTTTTAGGTCAGGAGAAAGTCTCAATATTGAATTTACCCACTCCTTTGGAATATCTTAAAAATCTTTCAGATGAGTTGGGAATCCAATTATATCTTAAGCGTGATGATATGACTGGTCTTGGTATGGGAGGCAATAAGCTTCGTAAGCTGGAGTATATATTAAAGGATGCGCTGGACAAAGGAGCCACAATGCTCATTACGGAGGGCGGAGTACAAACAAATCATGGCCGGTTAACGGCTGCTGTGGCTGCTAAATACAATATGAGGTGCGGGATTGTTGCGATCGGGGATTACCCTGGTGAATTGTCGGCAAACTTACTATTGGACCGGTTAATGGGTGCTGAAGTAATCATAAAAAAAGATGATGGACGTCCATCAACGGTACAGTATAAAGAGTTGGTTAATAATACCATCAAAAAATATGAAGCACAGGGAGAAACCGTTTATTATATACCCCTTGGCGGTTCCGATGATAACGGTATCCTTGGTTACTATGAATGTGCGGTTGAGCTTACCAGCCAGGCGGCTGCCATGGGAATCGGTGATGCACGGGTCATAACTGCAGTAGGCAGTCTGGGGACCTACATGGGTCTGTACTGCGGGTTTAATAATGAAAATTCCGGACTGCAATTAACCGGTGTAGCGATTATGCCGTTTGATCATAACAAAGAGCAGAGCATTGTTAAGCTGTTTGACAGAGTAAAAGAAGCATATGGAATGAAAATAAACGCTGGGTTAAAAGATTTTAATATTGAAAAAGATTATGTCCGGGGAGGATATAACCTTCCTTCAAGGGAAGTCAGGGAGGCGGTGCGTCTGATGGCTGAAAAAGAAGCCATTTTACTTGATCCGTGTTACACAGGAAAATGTTTCGCCGCAATCATTGATATGATGAAGGAAGGGAAGATTAAAAAAGGTGAGAAGATCATCATGATTCATACAGGGGGGATGCCTGGATTATACACAAAGCATCATAGAGTGGAATTTGAAAAGGAATTAATTGATGGGGTTACAATTCTTGATTGAATCAAGTAAGGGTTAAGGCCAGGTTCCTATAACCGTTACCTGCTCCATGGTAAAAAGAGCGGAGTTCATGAAACTTCGCTCTTTTGGCTTAGGCGATGGGGAATATAATGCTGCATTTCATATATTCGGATGGTATAATAACGATAATATTGCAATAGCAATAGGATAATAAGCGGGAGAAATAAGGAGGACGATTGCCATGAAACATAAATTAACTGTTGAACAACGGCAGTTGCTGTCTCAAAATCAGATATCTTCTTTGGAACTGCTCGCGTTATGCAACAGTGATTTGTATCAGTATATGGAAAATGAATATATGGAAAATCCTTTGCTGGAACATACCAATACTGACGCGGAATCTTATACTCAAGAAGATGATCAGGCATGGTATCGTTCAAATTACAGCAGACCATCTGAAAATACTGCCGGCTTTTATGAGGAAGTCAGTGGAGAAGGCAGTCTTGCAATGGAGGCTTTAAATACGGAAAATATCTATAGCTGCATTTATGAGCAGCTGGAGCTGGATCGTTACTCTGACCAACATTTGCAAGTGATCGATTATTTAATTCAAAGCCTGGATAGTAACGGATATATAGATTTGGAGGTTTCTGAGATTGCACAATTAACCGGTGTAAAGGAGGAGATAATCGAAAGCTGTTTGTTGGATTTGAAAAAGTTGGAACCAGACGGTATTTTTGCAAAAAATCTGGCAGAATGCCTGTTAATTCAGATTGAACGGCTGGGATTGGATGATGCAAATCTAAAACATATTATTTCCCATCATTTAACGGATATCTCTCAGGGAAAATTAAGTTCCATCACCCGTGAACTGGATATCTCATCGGAGCAGGCTAGAAGATATGTTGCTCTAATCAGTACTTTAAATCCAAGACCGCTGCAAGGGTTTGGACTGAGCGAAAAACAATATATTATTCCGGATGTTATCGTTACCATGGAACCGGATGGCAAATGGTATATAGAGATCAATGATAATTGGTGCGGGAATTACCAACTGAACGATTATTATCTGCAGATGATGGCAGAAGCAAAAGATCCGGAAATTTTTGAATATTTTAAGAAAAAATTAGAGAGGGCTAGATTTCTGATCCATGCAGTTGAGCAGAGGCGAAAGACTATTATTCAAATAACTAATGCAATACTGGAAGAGCAGGAAGCATTTTTTCGGTATTCCGGCAAGCTAAAACCCTGTACCATGACTCAAATGTCGGAAAAACTGTCGGTTAGTACCTCCACCATAAGCCGTGCCGTGAAAGATAAATACCTTCAGTTCCCCGCAGGTTGTGTTCTGATGAAAGACCTGTTTTCAACATCGGTTCCCACAAGTAACGGTGACCGGATCAATTCGGATGGCATCAAGCAATTCATTCGTGAACTGGTGGATGAAGAGGACAAAGAAAAGCCGTATAGTGATTTAAGGCTTGCAGAACTGCTTAAAAAGAAAGGATATAGTCTTTCCCGCAGGGTGATTGCAAAATATCGTGAAGAGATAGGCATCTCCGGCAGTTTTGAACGGAAAATGAAAAACGAGATTAAAAAAGGCGCTGACTGAACCAATGGTTTTCCCTGACTCTTTGCCAGAAAAAGCAGCTGGATTTTTTCGTAATCCAGCTGCTTTTTCTGCTGCTTAAGAAATTTAATTAATTGATAATCAATAACTGCTTCTTTCGGCTATCTAGTACCTGGTCTGATTTCTTCCATTTTTCTTTGCCTCATATAGTTTTCTGTCTGCAATGATAAGGGCCTCTGAGACATTGCAGTTCCTGCATTCTGCCATTCCAGCCGAAAAAGTCACCTTACGGGCAAAATTCATGTAAGCGGTTTTTTCTCTCATGGCTTCCACCTGCTGAAACGCTTCCTCCATGGTAAGGCCGTTCATAAATACAGCAAATTCCTCGCCGCCATATCTGCACACGGTCTGGGGAGCAAATGTTTCCTTAAGCGATTCGCCGAAAGCCTTTAAAACCCTGTCACCTTCCACATGGCCGAAGGTATCATTCACAGACTTGAAATGATCCAGGTCAATGATCACGAAAATCCCTTGCTCCGTTCTGGTTTCTACCTTTTCCATAAAATAACGTCTGTTAGAAAGCCCAGTCAAAGCATC is a window of [Clostridium] saccharolyticum WM1 DNA encoding:
- a CDS encoding MalY/PatB family protein, which encodes MKYNFDIVIDRSKNRAGKYDERQKKFGTMDVIPLWVADMDFQTAQPIIDACVEKAREGIWGYTYRPDSYFDAILGWQYRRHGWKIDKEKVSWSLGVVPALSSIVKVFTNKGDSVMIQTPVYSEFYDITEAWERTVVENQLVEQEGKWTIDFADFEEKAKDPKVKIFLLCSPHNPLGIVWTKEQLLKMFEICYANDVLMVSDEIHSDLVFHGKKHIPTAMISDKARDHVISCISGTKTFNLAGLQASTNVFPNLDMKAAFDKFWMNLDIHRNNAFSSVAMEAAFLEGEEWLEQLLPYLSDNFDFIKDYCEKYIPKIKPNVPDATYLVWLDCRELGMNNEELRKFMIEEAKLGLNEGYTFGRSLSGFMRLNAACSRSILVKAMERLEAAVNRL
- a CDS encoding dicarboxylate/amino acid:cation symporter yields the protein MNRSEIWKSYRFPILLVLGILIGSVFGLVAGEKAAIVKPLGDIFLNLMFTIVVPMVLVSISSAVGSMVNMKRLGSILVNLIIVFIGTGAVAAVLVLFAVNLFPPAANTTIAMGAAEVGESAAVGDMIVGALTVSDFPDLLSRKNMLPLIIFSVMFGFCVSACGGDESPVGKMLANLNNIIMKMVNLIMKFAPIGLGAYFANLVGEFGPSLIGDYGRSMILYYPLCLIYVVVFFPLYSYMAGGKEGIRRMLKFVPTPALTAFATQSSMATLPVNLDACDKMGVPKDIREIVLPMGATMHMDGSVLSSIVKIAFLFGVFNQPFAGVGTYAMSIVVAILSAFVLSGAPGGGLVGEMLIVGLFGFPPEAFPLIATLGFLFDPAATCLNASGDAIASMMVARMVEGKQWIHNRLKGNNEKLVENTDITV
- a CDS encoding glutaredoxin produces the protein MKITIIGSHLCPDTLYALNKLIAMKASVDFKNLSADLKDLKAYLAVRETEPAFEAVKSNGGIGIPFFILEDGTKTLNLNEVLERLS
- a CDS encoding 1-aminocyclopropane-1-carboxylate deaminase/D-cysteine desulfhydrase — encoded protein: MVLGQEKVSILNLPTPLEYLKNLSDELGIQLYLKRDDMTGLGMGGNKLRKLEYILKDALDKGATMLITEGGVQTNHGRLTAAVAAKYNMRCGIVAIGDYPGELSANLLLDRLMGAEVIIKKDDGRPSTVQYKELVNNTIKKYEAQGETVYYIPLGGSDDNGILGYYECAVELTSQAAAMGIGDARVITAVGSLGTYMGLYCGFNNENSGLQLTGVAIMPFDHNKEQSIVKLFDRVKEAYGMKINAGLKDFNIEKDYVRGGYNLPSREVREAVRLMAEKEAILLDPCYTGKCFAAIIDMMKEGKIKKGEKIIMIHTGGMPGLYTKHHRVEFEKELIDGVTILD
- the rpoN gene encoding RNA polymerase factor sigma-54, which translates into the protein MKHKLTVEQRQLLSQNQISSLELLALCNSDLYQYMENEYMENPLLEHTNTDAESYTQEDDQAWYRSNYSRPSENTAGFYEEVSGEGSLAMEALNTENIYSCIYEQLELDRYSDQHLQVIDYLIQSLDSNGYIDLEVSEIAQLTGVKEEIIESCLLDLKKLEPDGIFAKNLAECLLIQIERLGLDDANLKHIISHHLTDISQGKLSSITRELDISSEQARRYVALISTLNPRPLQGFGLSEKQYIIPDVIVTMEPDGKWYIEINDNWCGNYQLNDYYLQMMAEAKDPEIFEYFKKKLERARFLIHAVEQRRKTIIQITNAILEEQEAFFRYSGKLKPCTMTQMSEKLSVSTSTISRAVKDKYLQFPAGCVLMKDLFSTSVPTSNGDRINSDGIKQFIRELVDEEDKEKPYSDLRLAELLKKKGYSLSRRVIAKYREEIGISGSFERKMKNEIKKGAD